The following coding sequences are from one Microtus pennsylvanicus isolate mMicPen1 chromosome 1, mMicPen1.hap1, whole genome shotgun sequence window:
- the Mzt2b gene encoding mitotic-spindle organizing protein 2B isoform X2: MAAAGGGAGLGTATGLEAATLQKLSLRRKKALEAEEMELYELAQAAGTVIDPDVFKILVDLLNLNVAPLAVFQILKSMCAGQRLASDPQDSVAISLSTSETRGLEPSDCLGTQSRSLTERWSHCSGKWMEIQGCTPA; this comes from the exons ATGGCGGCAGCGGGTGGTGGTGCCGGACTGGGCACAGCCACGGGCCTGGAGGCGGCGACGCTGCAAAAGTTGTCGCTTCGGCGGAAGAAGGCGCTGGAAGCCGAGGAAATGGAGCTGTACGAACTTGCACAGGCTGCTGGCACCGTCATCGACCCGGATGTTTTCAA GATCCTGGTGGACTTGCTGAATCTGAACGTGGCTCCCCTGGCCGTCTTCCAGATACTGAAGTCCATGTGTGCTGGACAACGGCTGGCGAGTGATCCCCAGGACTCGGTAGCCATATCTCTGTCCACATCAGAGACCCGAG GACTGGAGCCATCTGACTGCCTTGGGACACAGAGTAGAAGTCTGACAGAAAGATGGAGCCATTGCTCAG GCAAGTGGATGGAGATCCAAGGCTGTACCCCTGCCTGA